One Deltaproteobacteria bacterium genomic window, CCTACTGGCATGCGGACGCTTTCAAGGAAGTGGACCGGTTCTGCACGGATGACACGCCTCAGATCATGCACTACCAGACCCTGGGATACTTCCGTCACATTCCCCCTATCCATGCCGACCTGGGGGAACTCGTCACCGGACAAAAGGCCGGTCGCGAAACGAACTCGGAAAGAACCATGGCCGCCAATCTCGGCCTTGCCATCGACGACATGGCGGTGGCGCCCCTGATTTACAAACAGGCCCTCGCCCAGAACATCGGCACGGTGTTGCCGCTTTAATTAAACCTAGTCTGAGCGATTGTCGAGGTTGCCGCAGATGCAGGGAATGTGAAACGCTCAACGAAGGTAAGGAGAAATCGCAAGCAAATGACTACCAACGCACACGACGTCGTCATCATCGGCGGCGGCATCATGGGATCGGCCACGGCCTATCACCTGATGTGTGCCGACAGCCGCCTGAAGGTCCTGGTCATCGAACGGGATCCGACCTATGCCCGGGCCTCCACGACCCTCTCCATGACCAATGCCCGCATCCAGTTCAGTCTGAAGCAGAACATCGAAATATCCCGGTACGCATTCGATATCCTCGACGCCTTCGAGGAAGAGATGGCCGTGGAAGGGGAAAAACCGGGTATCAGTTACCGCCGGGAGGGCAACCTGTTCCTGTTCGAAGAAAACGGCAAGGAAGCGGCCCGGAAGGCCTTCGACCTGCAGAAAAGCCTGGATTGCCCCATCGAATGGTGGTCGACGGACACCGTCAGGGAGCGCTTTCCCCTGTACGATGTCGCCGCCTTTGCAGGGGCTACCTACGGCCCTGCGGACGGCCACTTCGACGCCTACGCCGTACTCATGGCCTACAAAAAGAAGGCCCGGCTTATGGGAGCCCGCTATATGGAAGGCGAAGCCGCGGAGATTGTCGTTCAAAACGGAAGGGTGGCGGGGGTCAAACTGGCTTCCGGCGAGGTCATGACGGCCGGCACCATTATCAACTGTGCCGGCGCCTGGGCAGCGCAGATCGCCGCCACGGCAGGAATCGACCTGCCGGTGCAACCGGTGAAGCGCCAGATATTCACGCTGGACACGGCTGTCAAACCCGATGGCCCCCTGCCTCTGACCGTGCTTCCCTCGGGGCTTTATTTCAGGACGGAAACCGGGGGGCACATTCTGCTGGGCAAGTCCATGGACGACGATCCCGTGGGTTTCGATTTTTCCTGGGACGACAAACGGTTTACCGAAACGCTCTGGTTCGAACTAGCGGATTTCGTGCCCGCCTTCGACACCCTGAAACTGGTCAGGGGCTGGGCCGGTTTATATGCCGTCAACACCCTGGACGGCAACGCCATCCTGGGTGAATGGCCGGAGGTAAAGGGGCTTTACCTGGCCAACGGATTCTCCGGCCACGGTCTGCAGCAGGCGCCCGCCGTGGGACGCTACCTTTCCGAATTGATCACCGGAAAGACGCCTGCCATGGACCTTTCCATTTTCCACGCCAACCGGATTTTGGAAAACAGACCTCTGGGCGAAGCCGGCCTGGTATGAAAAAAGTTATAGCTGCCCTCTAAACAATAGAGCATGAAAATTTATATAATTAAAAAGTCGGGGAGTTTTAGCTTGGATCCCTCGTTATTCCCGCGCAGGCGGGGCACGCAGTGAAGCGTAAGCGCTCTCCAGTGTAGCGAACATCTTGGCCGCATTTTCTCCCTCTTTCGAAGGGAGGGCATACCCGGGCCCGATAAATCCAACCTCGACCACAATTTTGGATTCGTCAAATTGAACAGAGAGCATGTCGGCAGTGTCCACCGCCAGTTCACGGGTTATCTTATGTTGAATATCTGAATCCCGAGCAGCGGACATGCCGATAATGGTCGTGTCATATGCGCTGGTACACTGCCCCAGCACAAGTCCGACTCGGGTCGCAGTTGATCCTGCGGAATGAATCATTTTGTGAAAATGGGCACCCGAGATTTTCGAATAACGCACGATCTGATCAAATCAATCAATTATATTCAATTTTGAACGTGCAGCACGGATCTTCGTGCAGTTTCCAGTATCCTTCCTGCAGCTTCCGGGTAACCGGGCCGGGTCCATCCGAGACGACCCGACGTCCATCGATTTTGGTAATCGGCATGACACCGCCGGCGGTGCTGGTGATGAACAGTTCATCTGCGGTGCGGGCCTTGTCCGCGGCAAGCTCCTGTTGCCTGACTTCGTAGCCGTACCCGGCTGCCAGCTCGATCACCGTTTTGCGCGTGATGCCTTTGAGCGCGCCCTGCGCCGGTGTCGTGATGGTACGGCCATTTACCGCAAAAACATTGAACCCGGGGCCTTCGACGAGGTTTCCGCGTGCATCGACCACGACGACCGTTTCACCTCCCCGATCATAGGCCTCGAACAGGCCCGCAACCATGTCGAGCCAGTGATAGTTCTTCACGGTAGGGTCCACCGATTCAGGCGGTATTCGCCGTACGCGGCTGACGATCAGGTGCAGTCCCTGTTTTTGCTTTTCAGGATCCGCTATCCACACGAAGGGGATTGCAAAGGCAAAAAACCGATTGGTGCACGCCCGCGGGTCGCGGGAGCCGGGCGCCGCTTCACCCCGCGTACAGATCATTTCGACATAGGCATCACGCAGTCCGCTCGCCCTCACACAGTCAATCAGGATGGCGCGCAAAGCATCGCGCTTTTGAGGGATGGACAGGTGCAGCCTGTCCATTCCCGCATAGAAACGATCCAGGTGGTCATCCAGGCGGAAAAATCGGCCCTTCCACACATGGGCGACGTCGTAGGTCGCATCCGAATGGAGGAACCCCCAGTCGAAGATCGAAATTTTCGCCTCGGCAACGGGCACTAATTGTTCATCGACGTAAGCGGCACCATTTGAAAAGTCAGTCATAGCGATTCTCCTGCGTACATGCGCATCCTGCCCGGCCGGCAGGGAAAATTAAAAAAATCGGTCAGGTAATCGACGATGTCACGCCTGCCATTGCCGGCAGAACGTCTCCTTGGAAAAAAGAATAAGAAGCGCGCCCAGAATGGACAGGCCGATGATGGCGCCAAAGGCCATACGATAGGCGTTTAGACCGTATATCCGTATGCCGTTTTCTACCAGCCCGCCCCATTTAAGATCGAGGATCAGGCCTATGGCGGGCTGTAAAAGCAGCGGCCCCATTTCCATACCCATATTGCTGATGCCGGAAATGGTGCCGGCCAACGCCAAGGGTACCGACTCCTTCACGAAAACCATCCCGATAACGATGGCACCGGCGGCAAATCCCACGATGGCAAATAACAGAACCAGAAGCCACAAAGGCATGTTATGTATGTAAACGATGGGGATCCAACCCATCAGGGAAATACAGAGTGAAAAGGTATAGATGGGTTTTCTGCGCCCCATCCTTTCGGACAGGGCGCCCAAAATCGGTGCACCGAGCGCACATGCGATTAAAAGGGTGGATATCAGGCTGGCACTTTTAACCGGACTCAGATCATAGTGGGTAGTGAGATAGGGAATTCCCCATAGACCGGCGAATGTCAGCACCGGTCCCATCAAGCTGGCGGGGACGATGGTGAGAATCCATGTATTCCTGTAGCGCAACAGGCTTGAAATGTCTCTCAGAAGATGCGCACCGGGTCTGTCAGGCGTCGGTTCAAGATCCGCGGCATAACTGTCGTAGCCCTTTTGAGCCGGGTCGTCCCGCACCAACATCCAGATGGCCAGAGACAGAATCAGCGTTATGATGCCGGCACCGGCGATGACCGCACGCCATCCGAACAGGTTCATCAGAATCCGTAGCGGAACGCCGGCAGTTAACGCCCCCAAAATTCCCAGGCACAGTGCCAGGCCTGTCACAACCGCAAATTGATTCGACTTGAACCAGCGGGTCGACAGTTTTAAGATGGAGACCCAGGCGACGCCCATGGAGGCCCCAATAATAAGTCTGCCCATGTTGGCCGCCATAATCGAGGGTGCCGCAGAAAAAATGAATGCACCCACAGCGGATAAAAGTGCCCCGGTGGCAAGCAGCTTCCGTGGCCCCCAGTAATCGGCCAGAATTCCTGTGGGAATTTGAACGGCCACGTAGCTGTAGTAATAAAAAGAGGAAAAATTCCCCAGGGAAGCAGCGCCGATGTTGAAATCGGTCATGAGCTGGTCGGCCATGACCGCCGTGACCATTCTATGAAAAAAACCCGAAAAATAGAAAGCGATTCCCAAACACAGGATCAGCCAGGATTGATACGCGGGGGGGTAGTTGTGCCGACACATTACATCATGCTTTCCTCTAAATTGAGCGTTTCGATTCATCCGGATTGTTGTGAGGACAATTGCTCGGCTATACGCCCGTATATCTGCTCTCTGCCCGCAAGAATGTCAAGCGCAAACGAAGAGGGCGTTTGTAACCCGGGTCCGGCTTGACTTCAACGGCAAATTTTGACAATAAAATATATTTACGATTCCCACCTTGACCTGTGTTCACCTCAACGTTGCAACCTTGAGGTGAACGCTTCTATCTGAGCAGCATCGACGAATGACGTTTTTGGAGGAACGATGGAACGGACCATGTGGAACCCGGCAATGGAGGCGATCTCCCCGGCCGATCAGAAACATCTCGAACAGCAAAGGCTGATGGATCAGATTCAATATGTTTTTGCCAACAGCGTCATGTACCGGAATAAGTACGGTCTGGCGGGTATCGCGGCCAGAGACATCACCTGTGTTGAGGATCTTGCCAATCTCCCCTTCACGACGAAAACGGACTTGCGCGAATCCCAGGTGCGGACCCCCCCCTATGGCGATTTGCTGGCAGCAGCCACGGATAAGGTCAGCCGTGTCCACCGGACGTCCGGTACCACCGGGCAATTCATTTACACCGCCCTCACCCGCAGGGATCTCGCAATGACCAATGACTGCGGTGCCAGGGCGTTCTGGGCGGCGGGGTTGCGGCCGCACCACCGGGTCGTCCACTGCCTGAACTACTGCCTGTGGATGGGCGGCTATACGGATCATTCGAATCTGGAACTGACGGGTGCCACCGTATTCCCTTTCGGGGTGGGAAACTCACGCCAGCTGGTTCGCGTCATTCGGGATGCCGGCATCGATGTCATCTCGTCGACCCCCTCCTATCCCGCATATCTGGAGGATATTGTCCGTGATGAATTGGGCATCGAACCCGGGGAACTGGGCCTCCGGCTCGGGTTGTTCGGAGGGGAGCCGGGGCTTGAAAACCCCTCCTACCGCAACCGTATCGCGGACACATGGGGGATGCAGCCGCAAAATGCCAATTACGGCGTATCCGACGTCCTGTGTAACTTCGCCTCTGTTTGCAGCGAAAATTATCAGCTGCACTTTCTGGCACAGGGAGCCCTGCTTGCCCAGTTGATCGATCCTGCCACGGGGGAAGATGTGCCCATCGAAGACGGGGCTAAGGGTGAACTGGTCTTGACGCACCTCGAAAAAGAGGCCCAGCCGCTGGTTCGATACCGGACTTCAGACATTTTGGAAATATTGGGAACCGGCCCTTGCCGGTGCGGCAGAACCGGCTTTCGATTCAGGGTGGTGGGAAGATCGGACGATATGCTGCATGTAAAAGGGATCAATGTCTTTCCCAACGGTATTTCACAGGTGATCGAAACCATGGTCCCGGAGTTGAACGGAGAGTTTCAGATCGTTCTGGACCACCCCTCGCCCTACACCAGTCTCGACATTACCGTCGAATACGGTGCCGGCATCCACCCGGACCAGAGGGAGACGCTTGCCCGGAAACTCGAGAAAAAAATCAAAGCGGTACTGAATTTCACCGCACGGGTCGACCTCGTCTCCCCCCAGTCCATTCAGCGAACGGAGATGGGAAAAGCCGTGCGTGTGTTGCGCCGCTATTAGAAAGAAATTACACTAACGCAATAAAACCGCCTTAATTTGACAAATTTGTAAAGAAACGCCAAGAAAGCCGCCAAAAAGCGTTTTTGAGTATCATCGCTAACCGTTTGTACTTTCGTCATTATTCCGGATTGATGCCAGAGTGGCACGCTGTTTGCTTTTGATTTCAGCCTGACTCACTCAGAGCAGGAAGGGCACATAGTTCAAAGGCTGAAACAGACACTCAAACATTTTCATTGACTATGTGAATTGGTTTCAGTAATTAAATCAAGTTGATTTCTTGATCTGTGCAACAGATAGCTCGGCATCGGATGCACGAGGATACGGTTTCTGCAAGCAGGATTTAATCGAACTTGGCAACGGTTTTTTGTGCGGCACGTCAGGCGATGCCGGAAACAAAATCGGTCATGCCTAAAAGCATCCAGCTATCGACACCTTCCCCGTTTGCACACCATCAACGTTAGCACATGATATGGCGGCACCGTGAACGTCACATTCACGGTTTTGGGATGCACCCTGTTCCATAAAACCTGAAATAACCGGAGTTGTTTGTATGGCTGAGTTGCTATTGAAAAATGTTACCATGAAATTCGGCGGGCTGCTGGCTGTCGACAACTTGGATCTCGAGGTGCCCAGTGGGAAAATTCTGAGCCTGATCGGCCCCAACGGTGCCGGCAAGACAACGGTATTCAACCTGATCACCGGTGTGTACAAACCAACCAAGGGATCCATTGTCTACAATGGCGAAACCCTCAATGGCCTGCGCAGCAGCAGGGTCGTTTCCCGGGGCATTGCCAGGACATTTCAGAACATCCGCCTTTTCAAATCCATGACGGTGCTGGAAAATGTGCAGGTGGGATTGCACTGCCGCACCCAAAGCGGAGCCATACGCGCCCTGCTGAACACCCCGTTTCTGGTGCGGGAAGAGAAAATGATTGTCGAGAAGGCCATGGCTGTGCTCGAATTTCTCGGACTCGAGAAATTTCGCAACGATTATGCCTCCAACCTTGCCTACGGCAATCAGCGCCGGCTCGAAATAGCCCGGGCCCTGGCTACCGAACCGGGAACCCTTCTTCTGGACGAACCGGCTGCCGGCATGAATCCCAGAGAAACGGCCGACCTGATGGATCTTATCCTGAAAATTCGGGATACCGGGTTGGACATATTTCTGGTGGAACACGATATGCGGCTGGTGATGGGCATCTCGGATATGATCGCCGTTCTCGATTATGGGCAGAAGATTGCCGAAGGAACGCCCAAGGAGATCCAGAACAACGAAACGGTCATCGAAGCCTATCTGGGATCGGGAGCGAAAAAATAATCGGATCTGACGGAATTGTAACTCACTTTTTATTCATAAAAAGTGAGACTGTAAAACAAACCCAACATAAGGAGGAGTACGATGAGAAAAATTGGTATCTTGGTATTGTGTGTCACGTTGATCGCATTTTTCGGTGGAATGGCATCCGCCAAAACGCTGAAGATCGGAACCATGAGTCCCCTGACAGGCCCCTACGCTCAGGATGGAACCTACATCCTCCAAGGCGTGAAAACCGCCGTGAAAGCGTTCGAGGCCAGTGGCGGGATACCCGGTTTCGACAAAATCGAAATTCTGGCCGAAGACAGTGCCTGTGACGGCGGAAAGGCCACCATGGCCGCCAATAAACTCATCAACAGCGATGTAGCGGCCATCATCGGCTGTTACTGCTCCTCGGCAACCCTGCCGAGTTCAATCCCCGTCAACGACGCGGGTATCGTCATGCTTACGCCCGCGTCCACCAACGAAAAAATTACGGAAAGAGGGTTTAAAAAATTCTTTCGCCTGCCGCCCAGAGACGACGTCCAGGGATGGTCCGCCGTAAAGTTTATGGAAAACAGCCTGAAAGCCAAAACCGTCGCCCTGATTGACGACCGCCAGACATACACCGTCGGCCTCATAGACAATATCAAAAAGTTTGCCAAAGAAAGCGGAAAGCTCGAGTTCGTCGCCCACGAACACATTACCCCCGGCGACAAAGACTTCACGGCCATTTTGACGACCTTAAAACGGTTGAACCCCGATGTCATTTACATGGGTGTGTATCAACCCGAAGGCTCCCTGATGGCACGCCAGGTCAAACAGCTCGAAATCAAATCCACACTGATGACCGAGGATGCCTGCTACCAGCCGAAGTTCATCGAGGTGGGCGGAGATGCCACCGAGGGGATCTACCTGACCTTTGCGGCCCCGGTCGACAACCCGGTTCGGACAGACTTCGTGAAGGCCTACTCCAAAGACTGGGGCGTTGGCGAAGACGAAATCGGTTCGTTCTCCTTTTTTGCCTACGACGCCACCATGCTGGTGTTGAACGGCATTAAGAAAGGCGGCGTGGAAAAACTCGCCGACACCATCCGCGCCACCAAATCAGTGGGTGCCACTGGAAAAATCGAGTTTAACGAAAAGGGCGACCGTGCCCTGGCTCACGCCATCTGGGTCATCAAAGACGGTGCTTTCGTGCCCTATTACGATCCGCTTACCGATACAAACTACTAATTTTCACCTGCCGCCCGGGGGCCTCCGCCCCCGGGCGGCAGGCTGAGCCACATGCTAGTTTGAAACAAGTCG contains:
- a CDS encoding FAD-binding oxidoreductase translates to MTTNAHDVVIIGGGIMGSATAYHLMCADSRLKVLVIERDPTYARASTTLSMTNARIQFSLKQNIEISRYAFDILDAFEEEMAVEGEKPGISYRREGNLFLFEENGKEAARKAFDLQKSLDCPIEWWSTDTVRERFPLYDVAAFAGATYGPADGHFDAYAVLMAYKKKARLMGARYMEGEAAEIVVQNGRVAGVKLASGEVMTAGTIINCAGAWAAQIAATAGIDLPVQPVKRQIFTLDTAVKPDGPLPLTVLPSGLYFRTETGGHILLGKSMDDDPVGFDFSWDDKRFTETLWFELADFVPAFDTLKLVRGWAGLYAVNTLDGNAILGEWPEVKGLYLANGFSGHGLQQAPAVGRYLSELITGKTPAMDLSIFHANRILENRPLGEAGLV
- a CDS encoding aminotransferase class IV, which encodes MTDFSNGAAYVDEQLVPVAEAKISIFDWGFLHSDATYDVAHVWKGRFFRLDDHLDRFYAGMDRLHLSIPQKRDALRAILIDCVRASGLRDAYVEMICTRGEAAPGSRDPRACTNRFFAFAIPFVWIADPEKQKQGLHLIVSRVRRIPPESVDPTVKNYHWLDMVAGLFEAYDRGGETVVVVDARGNLVEGPGFNVFAVNGRTITTPAQGALKGITRKTVIELAAGYGYEVRQQELAADKARTADELFITSTAGGVMPITKIDGRRVVSDGPGPVTRKLQEGYWKLHEDPCCTFKIEYN
- a CDS encoding MFS transporter, translated to MCRHNYPPAYQSWLILCLGIAFYFSGFFHRMVTAVMADQLMTDFNIGAASLGNFSSFYYYSYVAVQIPTGILADYWGPRKLLATGALLSAVGAFIFSAAPSIMAANMGRLIIGASMGVAWVSILKLSTRWFKSNQFAVVTGLALCLGILGALTAGVPLRILMNLFGWRAVIAGAGIITLILSLAIWMLVRDDPAQKGYDSYAADLEPTPDRPGAHLLRDISSLLRYRNTWILTIVPASLMGPVLTFAGLWGIPYLTTHYDLSPVKSASLISTLLIACALGAPILGALSERMGRRKPIYTFSLCISLMGWIPIVYIHNMPLWLLVLLFAIVGFAAGAIVIGMVFVKESVPLALAGTISGISNMGMEMGPLLLQPAIGLILDLKWGGLVENGIRIYGLNAYRMAFGAIIGLSILGALLILFSKETFCRQWQA
- a CDS encoding phenylacetate--CoA ligase family protein; the encoded protein is MERTMWNPAMEAISPADQKHLEQQRLMDQIQYVFANSVMYRNKYGLAGIAARDITCVEDLANLPFTTKTDLRESQVRTPPYGDLLAAATDKVSRVHRTSGTTGQFIYTALTRRDLAMTNDCGARAFWAAGLRPHHRVVHCLNYCLWMGGYTDHSNLELTGATVFPFGVGNSRQLVRVIRDAGIDVISSTPSYPAYLEDIVRDELGIEPGELGLRLGLFGGEPGLENPSYRNRIADTWGMQPQNANYGVSDVLCNFASVCSENYQLHFLAQGALLAQLIDPATGEDVPIEDGAKGELVLTHLEKEAQPLVRYRTSDILEILGTGPCRCGRTGFRFRVVGRSDDMLHVKGINVFPNGISQVIETMVPELNGEFQIVLDHPSPYTSLDITVEYGAGIHPDQRETLARKLEKKIKAVLNFTARVDLVSPQSIQRTEMGKAVRVLRRY
- a CDS encoding ABC transporter ATP-binding protein translates to MAELLLKNVTMKFGGLLAVDNLDLEVPSGKILSLIGPNGAGKTTVFNLITGVYKPTKGSIVYNGETLNGLRSSRVVSRGIARTFQNIRLFKSMTVLENVQVGLHCRTQSGAIRALLNTPFLVREEKMIVEKAMAVLEFLGLEKFRNDYASNLAYGNQRRLEIARALATEPGTLLLDEPAAGMNPRETADLMDLILKIRDTGLDIFLVEHDMRLVMGISDMIAVLDYGQKIAEGTPKEIQNNETVIEAYLGSGAKK
- a CDS encoding branched-chain amino acid ABC transporter substrate-binding protein, which encodes MRKIGILVLCVTLIAFFGGMASAKTLKIGTMSPLTGPYAQDGTYILQGVKTAVKAFEASGGIPGFDKIEILAEDSACDGGKATMAANKLINSDVAAIIGCYCSSATLPSSIPVNDAGIVMLTPASTNEKITERGFKKFFRLPPRDDVQGWSAVKFMENSLKAKTVALIDDRQTYTVGLIDNIKKFAKESGKLEFVAHEHITPGDKDFTAILTTLKRLNPDVIYMGVYQPEGSLMARQVKQLEIKSTLMTEDACYQPKFIEVGGDATEGIYLTFAAPVDNPVRTDFVKAYSKDWGVGEDEIGSFSFFAYDATMLVLNGIKKGGVEKLADTIRATKSVGATGKIEFNEKGDRALAHAIWVIKDGAFVPYYDPLTDTNY